A stretch of the Desulfobacter sp. genome encodes the following:
- a CDS encoding IS6 family transposase, whose amino-acid sequence MKNENPFKWRHYEKEIILLNVRWYLRYQLSYRNLEEMMQERGLSVDHSTIYRWVQRYAPEMEKRSRKYLRQSNDSYRIDETYIKVRGKMKYLYRAVDSRGNTIDFLLRSRRNMESAKRFFKKMLRASNSSRPRVLSVDGNPAYPPAVKALKEKKLLNKDCILRQNKYLNNIIEQDHRFIKKLVRAGMGFKTFHSAWRTLKGYEIMNMIRKGQVKNIRKGEILKQKEFVENLFSYAA is encoded by the coding sequence ATGAAAAATGAAAACCCTTTCAAGTGGCGTCATTATGAAAAAGAAATCATCCTGTTGAATGTTCGCTGGTATCTGAGATATCAACTGAGTTACAGGAATCTGGAAGAGATGATGCAAGAACGGGGCTTGTCTGTGGATCACAGTACCATTTACCGATGGGTTCAGCGCTATGCTCCTGAAATGGAAAAGCGAAGCAGGAAGTATCTGCGGCAATCAAATGATTCTTACCGTATTGATGAAACATATATCAAGGTGCGGGGGAAAATGAAGTATCTTTACCGAGCGGTCGATTCCCGTGGAAATACCATCGATTTTCTTCTTCGCAGCAGACGTAATATGGAATCTGCCAAACGATTTTTTAAAAAGATGCTGCGAGCTTCCAATAGCTCCAGACCTCGGGTTCTGAGTGTTGACGGAAATCCTGCATATCCTCCGGCAGTAAAGGCTTTGAAAGAAAAAAAGCTTCTGAATAAGGACTGTATCCTAAGACAGAATAAATATCTGAACAATATTATTGAGCAAGACCACCGGTTTATCAAAAAGCTTGTCAGAGCTGGTATGGGGTTCAAGACATTTCATTCTGCCTGGCGGACGCTAAAAGGCTATGAAATTATGAACATGATCAGAAAAGGACAAGTTAAAAATATTAGGAAGGGAGAAATTTTAAAGCAGAAAGAATTCGTCGAAAATCTGTTTTCTTATGCTGCGTAA